From a single Trachemys scripta elegans isolate TJP31775 chromosome 17, CAS_Tse_1.0, whole genome shotgun sequence genomic region:
- the GAPVD1 gene encoding GTPase-activating protein and VPS9 domain-containing protein 1 isoform X5 gives MHSEYCVVLSPSKMVKLDIHTLAHHLKQERLYVNSEKQLIQRLNADVLKTAEKLYHTAWISKQQRINLDRLIITSAEASPAECCQHAKVLEDTQFVDGYKQLGFQETAYGEFLNRLRENPRLIASSLVAGEKLNQDNTHSVIYTVFTSIYGNCIMQEDESYLLQVLRYLIEFELKESDNPRRLLRRGTCAFSILFKLFSEGLFSAKLFLTATLHEPIMQLLVEDEDHLETDANKLIERFSPAQQEKLFGEKGTERFKQKVQEMVDSNEAKLVALVNKFIGYLKQNTYCFPHSLRWILSQMYKTLSCVDRLEGGEVRAMCTDLLLACFICPAVVNPEQYGIISDAPINEVARFNLMQVGRLLQQLAMTGSEEGDPHMKSNLGKFDKSCVAAFLDVVISGRAVETPPMSSVNLLEGLSRTVVYMTYSQLINLVGFMRNVMSSDQLKEDRMALENLLANLPQNKPGKSSSLEMTPYNTPQLSPATTPANKKNRLPIATRSRNRSNIPMDQHGDHEGSSQDSIQEVQPEEVLVISLGTGPQLTPGMMSENEVLNMQLADGGQGDVPVDETKLHGPSNRSNSVSSLDLEGESVSELGAGPSGSNGVEALQLLEHEQATTQDNLDDKLRKFEIRDMMGLTDDRDISETVSETWSTDVLGSDFDPNIDEDRLQEIAGAAAENMLGSLLCLPGSGSVLLDPCTGSTISETTSEAWSVEVLPSDSEAPDLKQEERLQELESCSGLGSTSDDTDVREVSSRPSTPGLSVVSGISATSEDIPNKIEDLRSECSSDFGGKDSVTSPDMDETAHGASQLTSPPSQSDSLLALFDPLSSHEGVSAVVRPKVHYARPAHPPPDPPILEGAMGGNEARLPNFGSHILIPTDLEAFKQRHSYPERLVRSRSSDIVSSVRRPMSDPGWNRRPGNEERELPTQTPNIGAAASVPAPQSSSSSPSKDSSRGEIEERKDSDDEKSDRNKPWWRKRFVSAMPKAPIPFRKKEKQEKDKDDFVSERFSTLQDDPNPRLSAQAQAAEDILDKYRNAIKRTSPSEGAIVNYESADVIGDGESIHDSPRDEALQNMSADDLPDSASQVAQPQDSAFSYRDAKKKLRLALCSADSIAFPMLTHSTRNGLPDHTDPDDNEIVCFLKVQLAEAINLQDKNLMAQLQETMRCVSRFDNRTCRKLLASIAEDYRKRAPYIAYLTRCRQGLQTTQAHLERLLQRVLRDKEVANRYFTTVCVRLLLESKEKKIREFIQDFQKLTAADDKTAQVEDFLQFLYGAMAQDVIWQNASEEQLQDAQLAIERSVMNRIFKLSFYPNQDGDILRDQVLHEHIQRLSKVVTANHRALQIPEVYLREAPWPSAQSEIRTISAYKTPRDKVQCILRMCSTIMNLLSLANEDSVPGADDFVPVLVFVLIKANPPCLLSTVQYISSFYANCLTGEESYWWMQFTAAVEFIKTIDDRK, from the exons TGAGTACTGTGTGGTcctctcaccctcaaagatggtGAAGCTGGATATTCACACTCTGGCTCATCACCTCAAGCAGGAACGGCTCTATGTAAACTCAGAAAAGCAACTTATTCAGAGATTAAATGCAGATGTATTGAAGACAGCTGAGAAACTGTACCACACAGCGTGGATTTCCAAGCAGCAAAGGATTAACTTGGACAGACTTATCATAACAAG TGCCGAAGCTTCTCCTGCTGAATGCTGCCAGCATGCCAAAGTCTTGGAGGACACACAGTTTGTTGATGGGTACAAGCAGTTGGGATTTCAAGAGACTGCTTATGGAGAATTCCTCAACAGGTTGAGAGAGAACCCTAGGCTTATTGCTTCCTCTCTGGTTGCTGGAGAGAAACTCAACCAGGACAACACACACAGTGTTATTTACACAGTCTTTACCTCCATCTATGGCAATTGCATCATGCAGGAAGATGAGAGCTACCTCCTTCAAGTTTTGCGTTACTTGATAGAATTTGAACTAAAGGAAAGCGACAATCCCAGACGGCTTTTGAGGAGAGGCACCTGTGCATTCAGCATTttattcaaacttttttctgaagGACTCTTTTCTGCAAAACTCTTCCTCACTGCAACATTGCATGAGCCAATCATGCAGCTGCTGGTGGAAGATGAAGACCACCTAGAAACAGATGCAAACAAATTGATTGAGAGGTTCTCTCCCGCACAACAGGAAAAACTCTTTGGGGAGAAAGGCACTGAAAGGTTCAAACAAAAAGTCCAAGAAATGGTGGATTCCAATGAGGCTAAGTTAGTGGCTTTGGTGAACAAATTCATTGGTTATCTCAAGCAGAATACATACTGCTTTCCGCATAGCTTGAGATGGATTTTATCACAAATGTACAAAACACTCTCCTGTGTAGACcggctggagggtggggaggtgCGAGCAATGTGCACAGATCTTCTGCTTGCATGTTTCATTTGTCCTGCAGTTGTCAACCCAGAACAGTATGGAATAATTTCCGATGCCCCAATAAACGAGGTGGCAAGATTTAATCTGATGCAG GTCGGGAGACTTTTGCAGCAGTTGGCAATGACAGGCTCTGAAGAGGGAGATCCGCACATGAAGAGCAACCTTGGCAAATTCGACAAA AGCTGTGTTGCTGCTTTCCTGGATGTTGTTATTAGTGGGCGTGCTGTGGAAACCCCTCCGATGTCTTCAGTTAACCTTCTAGAAGGGTTGAGTAGGACTGTGGTTTATATGACATACAGCCAACTTATTAATCTG GTTGGTTTTATGCGAAATGTAATGTCAAGTGACCAACTGAAGGAAGATCGGATGGCTCTGGAAAACTTGTTGGCAAACTTACCCCAGAACAAACCCGGGAAAAGTAGCAGCCTTGAAATGACTCCTTACAATACCCCACAACTCTCCCCTGCAACTACCCCAGCTAACAAAAAAAATCGACTGCCTATAG CTACCCGTAGCAGAAACAGATCAAATATTCCGATGGACCAGCATGGAGACCATGAAGGATCCTCCCAGGATTCTATACAGGAAGTTCAGCCAGAAGAAGTACTGGTTATTTCTTTGGGAACAGGTCCGCAGCTTACTCCGGGGATGATGTCAGAAAATGAG GTCTTAAACATGCAGCTTGCCGATGGAGGACAAGGAGATGTCCCTGTTGATGAAACCAAACTCCACG GTCCTTCAAATCGCTCCAATTCTGTGTCCTCTTTGGATTTAGAAGGAGAGTCTGTGTCAGAGCTTGGTGCAGGGCCTTCTGGGAGCAATGGTGTTGAAGCCCTGCAGCTGTTAGAACATGAACAAG CTACGACCCAGGATAATCTTGATGACAAGCTCCGTAAATTTGAAATTCGTGATATGATGGGATTGACTGATGATAGGGACATATCAGAAACTGTGAGTGAGACCTGGAGCACAGATGTCTTGGGCAGTGACTTTGATCCAAATATTGATGAAGACCGTTTGCAAGAAATTGCAG GTGCAGCTGCAGAGAACATGCTTGGCAGCTTGCTGTGTTTGCCAGGTTCAGGATCTGTGCTGCTGGACCCCTGCACAGGGTCAACCATCTCCGAAACCACCAGTGAAGCTTGGAGTGTGGAGGTATTGCCAAGTGATTCAG AGGCCCCAGACCTAAAGCAGGAGGAAAGACTGCAGGAGCTGGAAAGCTGTTCTGGGCTGGGCAGCACCTCTGATGACACAGATGTGAGGGAGGTCAGTTCTCGTCCCAGTACACCAGGCCTCAGCGTCGTGTCAg GTATTAGTGCAACCTCTGAGGATATTCCTAATAAGATCGAGGACCTTAGGTCTGAGTGTAGCTCTGACTTTGGAGGGAAAGATTCAGTGACAAGTCCTGATATGGATGAAACAGCTCATG GAGCCAGTCAGTTGACTTCTCCCCCTTCTCAGTCGGACTCTTTGCTTGCATTGTTTGACCCTTTGTCATCACACGAAG GTGTATCAGCAGTGGTTAGGCCTAAAGTGCACTATGCAAGACCCGCTCATCCGCCGCCAGATCCCCCAATCTTGGAAGGAGCTATGGGAGGTAATGAGGCCAGATTACCAAATTTTGGCTCCCACATCTTAATCCCAACTGATTTGGAGGCGTTCAAACAAAGGCATTCCTACCCAGAAAGGCTGGTCCGCAGCAGGAGCTCTGACATAGTGTCATCAGTTCGGAGACCTATGAGTGACCCTGGCTGGAATAGGCGGCCTGGTAATGAAGAAAGGGAGCTTCCTACACAAACACCCAACATTGGGGCAGCTGCTTCAGTGCCTGCGCCTCAGTCCTCTTCGTCATCCCCCAGTAAAGACTCCTCTAGAGGAGAG ATTGAGGAACGAAAAGATAGTGATGATGAGAAATCTGACAGGAACAAACCCTGGTGGAGAAAGCGTTTCGTTTCTGCCATGCCCAAAG CTCCTATAccatttagaaaaaaagaaaaacaagaaaaagacaAAGATGACTTTGTGTCTGAGAGATTCTCAACACTTCAAG ATGATCCCAATCCCAGACTAAGTGCACAGGCACAGGCTGCAGAGGATATCCTGGACAAATATAGGAATGCTATTAAGCGAACCAGCCCAAGTGAAGGAGCTATAGTAAATTATGAAAGTGCAG ATGTAATTGGAGATGGTGAGAGTATACACGACTCTCCACGTGATGAAGCCCTGCAGAATATGTCAGCTGATGACCTCCCAGATTCTGCAAGTCAAGTAGCACAGCCACAAGACTCTGCTTTCTCTTACAG GGATGCAAAGAAGAAACTGAGACTGGCTCTTTGTTCAGCAGATTCCATTGCCTTCCCAATGTTGACCCATTCGACAAGAAATGGCCTACCAGATCACACCGACCCTGATG ATAATGAAATTGTGTGCTTCCTGAAAGTTCAGTTAGCTGAAGCTATTAACCTACAAGATAAGAATTTGATGGCCCAACTGCAGGAGACAATGCGCTGTGTAAGCCGCTTTGATAACCGAACATGTCGAAAGCTACTGGCTTCCATTGCAGAGGATTATAG gaAAAGGGCTCCATATATTGCTTATTTAACCCGATGTCGCCAAGGTCTGCAGACCACACAAGCCCATCTGGAAAGGCTCCTGCAGAGGGTATTACGTGATAAGGAAGTGGCCAACAGATATTTCACCACAGTTTGTGTGAGGTTACTTctggaaagcaaagaaaaaaagataagggAATTCATTCAAG ATTTCCAGAAACTCACTGCAGCAGACGATAAAACAGCCCAAGTAGAAGACTTTCTTCAGTTTTTATATGGGGCCATGGCCCAGGATGTCATCTGGCAAAATGCCAGCGAAGAGCAGCTCCAGGACGCACAGCTTGCCATCGAACGCAGTGTGATGAATCGCATTTTCAAACTCTCATTCTACCCGAATCAGGATGGAGACATTTTGCGTGACCA GGTCCTTCACGAGCATATCCAAAGGTTGTCTAAGGTAGTGACTGCAAACCACCGAGCACTTCAGATACCAGAG
- the GAPVD1 gene encoding GTPase-activating protein and VPS9 domain-containing protein 1 isoform X1 — MHSEYCVVLSPSKMVKLDIHTLAHHLKQERLYVNSEKQLIQRLNADVLKTAEKLYHTAWISKQQRINLDRLIITSAEASPAECCQHAKVLEDTQFVDGYKQLGFQETAYGEFLNRLRENPRLIASSLVAGEKLNQDNTHSVIYTVFTSIYGNCIMQEDESYLLQVLRYLIEFELKESDNPRRLLRRGTCAFSILFKLFSEGLFSAKLFLTATLHEPIMQLLVEDEDHLETDANKLIERFSPAQQEKLFGEKGTERFKQKVQEMVDSNEAKLVALVNKFIGYLKQNTYCFPHSLRWILSQMYKTLSCVDRLEGGEVRAMCTDLLLACFICPAVVNPEQYGIISDAPINEVARFNLMQVGRLLQQLAMTGSEEGDPHMKSNLGKFDKSCVAAFLDVVISGRAVETPPMSSVNLLEGLSRTVVYMTYSQLINLVGFMRNVMSSDQLKEDRMALENLLANLPQNKPGKSSSLEMTPYNTPQLSPATTPANKKNRLPIGQQLAAITAWDTSTTNLSAHINLVTPFATRSRNRSNIPMDQHGDHEGSSQDSIQEVQPEEVLVISLGTGPQLTPGMMSENEVLNMQLADGGQGDVPVDETKLHGKPDKTLRFSLCSDNLEGISEGPSNRSNSVSSLDLEGESVSELGAGPSGSNGVEALQLLEHEQATTQDNLDDKLRKFEIRDMMGLTDDRDISETVSETWSTDVLGSDFDPNIDEDRLQEIAGAAAENMLGSLLCLPGSGSVLLDPCTGSTISETTSEAWSVEVLPSDSEAPDLKQEERLQELESCSGLGSTSDDTDVREVSSRPSTPGLSVVSGISATSEDIPNKIEDLRSECSSDFGGKDSVTSPDMDETAHGASQLTSPPSQSDSLLALFDPLSSHEGVSAVVRPKVHYARPAHPPPDPPILEGAMGGNEARLPNFGSHILIPTDLEAFKQRHSYPERLVRSRSSDIVSSVRRPMSDPGWNRRPGNEERELPTQTPNIGAAASVPAPQSSSSSPSKDSSRGEIEERKDSDDEKSDRNKPWWRKRFVSAMPKAPIPFRKKEKQEKDKDDFVSERFSTLQDDPNPRLSAQAQAAEDILDKYRNAIKRTSPSEGAIVNYESADVIGDGESIHDSPRDEALQNMSADDLPDSASQVAQPQDSAFSYRDAKKKLRLALCSADSIAFPMLTHSTRNGLPDHTDPDDNEIVCFLKVQLAEAINLQDKNLMAQLQETMRCVSRFDNRTCRKLLASIAEDYRKRAPYIAYLTRCRQGLQTTQAHLERLLQRVLRDKEVANRYFTTVCVRLLLESKEKKIREFIQDFQKLTAADDKTAQVEDFLQFLYGAMAQDVIWQNASEEQLQDAQLAIERSVMNRIFKLSFYPNQDGDILRDQVLHEHIQRLSKVVTANHRALQIPEVYLREAPWPSAQSEIRTISAYKTPRDKVQCILRMCSTIMNLLSLANEDSVPGADDFVPVLVFVLIKANPPCLLSTVQYISSFYANCLTGEESYWWMQFTAAVEFIKTIDDRK; from the exons TGAGTACTGTGTGGTcctctcaccctcaaagatggtGAAGCTGGATATTCACACTCTGGCTCATCACCTCAAGCAGGAACGGCTCTATGTAAACTCAGAAAAGCAACTTATTCAGAGATTAAATGCAGATGTATTGAAGACAGCTGAGAAACTGTACCACACAGCGTGGATTTCCAAGCAGCAAAGGATTAACTTGGACAGACTTATCATAACAAG TGCCGAAGCTTCTCCTGCTGAATGCTGCCAGCATGCCAAAGTCTTGGAGGACACACAGTTTGTTGATGGGTACAAGCAGTTGGGATTTCAAGAGACTGCTTATGGAGAATTCCTCAACAGGTTGAGAGAGAACCCTAGGCTTATTGCTTCCTCTCTGGTTGCTGGAGAGAAACTCAACCAGGACAACACACACAGTGTTATTTACACAGTCTTTACCTCCATCTATGGCAATTGCATCATGCAGGAAGATGAGAGCTACCTCCTTCAAGTTTTGCGTTACTTGATAGAATTTGAACTAAAGGAAAGCGACAATCCCAGACGGCTTTTGAGGAGAGGCACCTGTGCATTCAGCATTttattcaaacttttttctgaagGACTCTTTTCTGCAAAACTCTTCCTCACTGCAACATTGCATGAGCCAATCATGCAGCTGCTGGTGGAAGATGAAGACCACCTAGAAACAGATGCAAACAAATTGATTGAGAGGTTCTCTCCCGCACAACAGGAAAAACTCTTTGGGGAGAAAGGCACTGAAAGGTTCAAACAAAAAGTCCAAGAAATGGTGGATTCCAATGAGGCTAAGTTAGTGGCTTTGGTGAACAAATTCATTGGTTATCTCAAGCAGAATACATACTGCTTTCCGCATAGCTTGAGATGGATTTTATCACAAATGTACAAAACACTCTCCTGTGTAGACcggctggagggtggggaggtgCGAGCAATGTGCACAGATCTTCTGCTTGCATGTTTCATTTGTCCTGCAGTTGTCAACCCAGAACAGTATGGAATAATTTCCGATGCCCCAATAAACGAGGTGGCAAGATTTAATCTGATGCAG GTCGGGAGACTTTTGCAGCAGTTGGCAATGACAGGCTCTGAAGAGGGAGATCCGCACATGAAGAGCAACCTTGGCAAATTCGACAAA AGCTGTGTTGCTGCTTTCCTGGATGTTGTTATTAGTGGGCGTGCTGTGGAAACCCCTCCGATGTCTTCAGTTAACCTTCTAGAAGGGTTGAGTAGGACTGTGGTTTATATGACATACAGCCAACTTATTAATCTG GTTGGTTTTATGCGAAATGTAATGTCAAGTGACCAACTGAAGGAAGATCGGATGGCTCTGGAAAACTTGTTGGCAAACTTACCCCAGAACAAACCCGGGAAAAGTAGCAGCCTTGAAATGACTCCTTACAATACCCCACAACTCTCCCCTGCAACTACCCCAGCTAACAAAAAAAATCGACTGCCTATAG GACAACAGTTGGCAGCCATTACTGCCTGGGATACTTCTACCACCAATCTCTCAGCTCACATTAATCTAGTAACCCCATTTG CTACCCGTAGCAGAAACAGATCAAATATTCCGATGGACCAGCATGGAGACCATGAAGGATCCTCCCAGGATTCTATACAGGAAGTTCAGCCAGAAGAAGTACTGGTTATTTCTTTGGGAACAGGTCCGCAGCTTACTCCGGGGATGATGTCAGAAAATGAG GTCTTAAACATGCAGCTTGCCGATGGAGGACAAGGAGATGTCCCTGTTGATGAAACCAAACTCCACGGTAAACCTGATAAAACCTTGCGCTTTTCCCTCTGCAGTGATAATCTGGAAGGAATATCTGAAG GTCCTTCAAATCGCTCCAATTCTGTGTCCTCTTTGGATTTAGAAGGAGAGTCTGTGTCAGAGCTTGGTGCAGGGCCTTCTGGGAGCAATGGTGTTGAAGCCCTGCAGCTGTTAGAACATGAACAAG CTACGACCCAGGATAATCTTGATGACAAGCTCCGTAAATTTGAAATTCGTGATATGATGGGATTGACTGATGATAGGGACATATCAGAAACTGTGAGTGAGACCTGGAGCACAGATGTCTTGGGCAGTGACTTTGATCCAAATATTGATGAAGACCGTTTGCAAGAAATTGCAG GTGCAGCTGCAGAGAACATGCTTGGCAGCTTGCTGTGTTTGCCAGGTTCAGGATCTGTGCTGCTGGACCCCTGCACAGGGTCAACCATCTCCGAAACCACCAGTGAAGCTTGGAGTGTGGAGGTATTGCCAAGTGATTCAG AGGCCCCAGACCTAAAGCAGGAGGAAAGACTGCAGGAGCTGGAAAGCTGTTCTGGGCTGGGCAGCACCTCTGATGACACAGATGTGAGGGAGGTCAGTTCTCGTCCCAGTACACCAGGCCTCAGCGTCGTGTCAg GTATTAGTGCAACCTCTGAGGATATTCCTAATAAGATCGAGGACCTTAGGTCTGAGTGTAGCTCTGACTTTGGAGGGAAAGATTCAGTGACAAGTCCTGATATGGATGAAACAGCTCATG GAGCCAGTCAGTTGACTTCTCCCCCTTCTCAGTCGGACTCTTTGCTTGCATTGTTTGACCCTTTGTCATCACACGAAG GTGTATCAGCAGTGGTTAGGCCTAAAGTGCACTATGCAAGACCCGCTCATCCGCCGCCAGATCCCCCAATCTTGGAAGGAGCTATGGGAGGTAATGAGGCCAGATTACCAAATTTTGGCTCCCACATCTTAATCCCAACTGATTTGGAGGCGTTCAAACAAAGGCATTCCTACCCAGAAAGGCTGGTCCGCAGCAGGAGCTCTGACATAGTGTCATCAGTTCGGAGACCTATGAGTGACCCTGGCTGGAATAGGCGGCCTGGTAATGAAGAAAGGGAGCTTCCTACACAAACACCCAACATTGGGGCAGCTGCTTCAGTGCCTGCGCCTCAGTCCTCTTCGTCATCCCCCAGTAAAGACTCCTCTAGAGGAGAG ATTGAGGAACGAAAAGATAGTGATGATGAGAAATCTGACAGGAACAAACCCTGGTGGAGAAAGCGTTTCGTTTCTGCCATGCCCAAAG CTCCTATAccatttagaaaaaaagaaaaacaagaaaaagacaAAGATGACTTTGTGTCTGAGAGATTCTCAACACTTCAAG ATGATCCCAATCCCAGACTAAGTGCACAGGCACAGGCTGCAGAGGATATCCTGGACAAATATAGGAATGCTATTAAGCGAACCAGCCCAAGTGAAGGAGCTATAGTAAATTATGAAAGTGCAG ATGTAATTGGAGATGGTGAGAGTATACACGACTCTCCACGTGATGAAGCCCTGCAGAATATGTCAGCTGATGACCTCCCAGATTCTGCAAGTCAAGTAGCACAGCCACAAGACTCTGCTTTCTCTTACAG GGATGCAAAGAAGAAACTGAGACTGGCTCTTTGTTCAGCAGATTCCATTGCCTTCCCAATGTTGACCCATTCGACAAGAAATGGCCTACCAGATCACACCGACCCTGATG ATAATGAAATTGTGTGCTTCCTGAAAGTTCAGTTAGCTGAAGCTATTAACCTACAAGATAAGAATTTGATGGCCCAACTGCAGGAGACAATGCGCTGTGTAAGCCGCTTTGATAACCGAACATGTCGAAAGCTACTGGCTTCCATTGCAGAGGATTATAG gaAAAGGGCTCCATATATTGCTTATTTAACCCGATGTCGCCAAGGTCTGCAGACCACACAAGCCCATCTGGAAAGGCTCCTGCAGAGGGTATTACGTGATAAGGAAGTGGCCAACAGATATTTCACCACAGTTTGTGTGAGGTTACTTctggaaagcaaagaaaaaaagataagggAATTCATTCAAG ATTTCCAGAAACTCACTGCAGCAGACGATAAAACAGCCCAAGTAGAAGACTTTCTTCAGTTTTTATATGGGGCCATGGCCCAGGATGTCATCTGGCAAAATGCCAGCGAAGAGCAGCTCCAGGACGCACAGCTTGCCATCGAACGCAGTGTGATGAATCGCATTTTCAAACTCTCATTCTACCCGAATCAGGATGGAGACATTTTGCGTGACCA GGTCCTTCACGAGCATATCCAAAGGTTGTCTAAGGTAGTGACTGCAAACCACCGAGCACTTCAGATACCAGAG